One Dysidea avara chromosome 7, odDysAvar1.4, whole genome shotgun sequence genomic region harbors:
- the LOC136262080 gene encoding protein NLRC3-like isoform X1 produces MSLSRPSIEEAILTKHVAAFEARSDCGIVLGKLLASDVLSEFEYQRIWAERTQIERNRRLMFIIIPRAHVNDNFAKFCQVLSSEECYVKFVDSLLLMLAINQCRDHIIKLADVKPFVKNHVKNSCTLESLMNKLDHATPKFQHTFYLYLKGTPSSNHGKLVHIIEESISKRKQAAKCFRICTLPDSQLKDYQCYLKKQYMNNSIVSTDSFCPPHDNYIDLNLVVCRGTVEDEATCVKHSFLHCETETLGSLSDIFQSNIGRQVVLIQGHPGSGKTTLANKICRDWAEGSFIPDYSNVVLITLKDSRIAEAKCMRDIIALSMERKASEIASKMEEIEGKGFVLILEGWDELEESRKYHSLFTDIIMGKVLPQAVVLVTTRPSAAGSINKKLISQRIEILGFTTSQITEYLTHSFTIPDNTDSKSTDELIQLFQKQLNSVPFLKDLAQIPINLSILVNLFKENQLSLPNTLTELYKQFILLRANHHYQRLTSDRRIWDDTNVPDQILSTGDKLGKIAFDFLLNHKLTFTEGDINSYCFDSNSVVPWSFDGLGLFHINSYTSNFGVVRTYQFLHKTMQDLLAAHYLSKLEPKRQVKILKMTYGSTAFELLWVFYAGMTEFKLVNFTECLPVPGRTLLPMLSISKKKTATSPTSRPHSSVTNAHINNTVYKEFMITLALCCIEAKNSFLCHCLGNSASLNDICYFAIPESANSFVAQDKIVSAVSYVIENCKKLWIVKSPSMKSGTIISSFNYHFSPGNLYGLEVCISPNQIKELKRFMKLQRFLCHLDLSQSVLFDDDCAVILADIIKHNDSLHVLFLNHCKITTTGITALAEALVSNCTLKWLSIKENPLTIEDIINLVQVLKYNSAVETVSLDKQFSQPSTIKALLHKVNIYRKTKRITLLTLKH; encoded by the exons ATGTCACTGTCAAGACCAAGTATAGAGGAAGCAATCTTAACGAAGCATGTGGCAGCGTTTGAAGCACGCTCGGATTGTGGCATTGTTCTAGGCAAACTTCTGGCGTCCGACGTGCTATCAGAATTCGAATATCAGCGAATATGGGCTGAGAGAACTCAAATTGAGCGAAACAG GAGGTTGATGTTTATCATCATACCACGAGCTCATGTCAATGACAACTTTGCCAAGTTCTGCCAAGTCCTTTCCAGTGAAGAGTGTTATGTGAAGTTTGTAGACAGTTTGTTACTGATGCTTGCTATTAACCAGTGTAGAGATCACATCATCAAATTAGCAGATGTAAAGCCGTTTGTGAAAAATCATGTAAAAAATTCTTGCACACTTGAAAGCCTGATGAACAAATTGGATCATGCAACTCCTAAATTTCAACATACCTTCTATCTCTATCTTAAGGGTACACCTTCTTCAAATCATGGTAAACTTGTTCATATTATAGAAGAGAGTATTTCAAAGCGAAAACAAGCAGCTAAATGTTTCAGAATTTGTACTTTACCAGATTCCCAATTGAAAGATTATCAATGTTACCTAAAAAAGCAATACATGAATAACTCAATTGTATCAACAGACAGCTTTTGTCCACCACATGACAACTACATTGACCTCAATTTGGTGGTATGTAGGGGCACAGTAGAAGACGAAGCAACCTGTGTCAAACATTCTTTCCTTCACTGTGAAACAGAAACACTAGGTTCTCTCTCAGACATTTTCCAATCCAACATAGGCCGACAAGTAGTCCTCATACAAGGTCATCCTGGAAGTGGAAAGACTACACTGGCCAATAAAATATGCAGAGACTGGGCAGAAGGTAGTTTTATACCTGACTATTCCAATGTGGTGCTGATAACACTAAAGGACTCCAGAATAGCTGAAGCTAAGTGTATGAGAGACATCATTGCACTGTCTATGGAGAGAAAAGcaagtgaaatcgcttcaaaaATGGAAGAAATTGAAGGGAAGGGTTTTGTTCTGATCTTAGAGGGATGGGATGAACTTGAAGAGTCCAGAAAATATCATTCTTTGTTTACAGATATCATCATGGGAAAGGTGCTACCACAAGCAGTAGTCCTCGTCACAACTCGACCATCTGCAGCAGGCTCTATAAATAAGAAATTAATTTCCCAAAGAATAGAAATACTTGGATTTACCACTAGTCAAATTACTGAATATTTAACCCACAGCTTTACTATTCCTGACAATACTGATAGTAAATCTACCGATGAACTCATACAGCTGTTTCAAAAGCAACTAAATAGTGTCCCATTTTTGAAAGACCTTGCTCAAATTCCAATCAATTTGTCTATACTAGTCAATCTATTCAAGGAAAACCAATTGTCATTACCCAACACACTAACAGAACTGTACAAACAGTTTATACTACTTAGAGCTAACCACCACTATCAGAGATTAACCAGCGACAGAAGAATATGGGATGATACAAATGTGCCTGATCAAATCCTTTCAACCGGAGACAAATTGGGGAAAATTGCATTTGATTTTTTACTAAACCACAAGTTGACATTTACTGAAGGAGACATCAACTCATATTGCTTTGATTCCAATAGTGTAGTCCCCTGGAGTTTTGATGGGTTGGGATTGTTTCATATTAATAGTTATACTTCGAATTTTGGAGTCGTTCGCACTTATCAGTTTCTACATAAAACTATGCAGGACTTACTGGCAGCACATTACTTGTCAAAACTAGAGCCAAAAAGACAAGTGAAAATATTAAAAATGACATACGGATCTACTGCCTTTGAATTGTTGTGGGTTTTCTATGCTGGTATGACCGAATTTAAATTAGTGAACTTTACAGAATGTCTTCCAGTACCAGGAAGAACATTGTTACCAATGTTGTCTATttcaaaaaagaaaacagcAACGTCTCCTACAAGTAGACCACACTCCTCAGTTACAAATGCCCATATCAACAACACTGTTTACAAAGAGTTTATGATAACGTTAGCATTATGTTGCATCGAAGCTAAAAATTCTTTTCTCTGTCACTGTCTTGGTAATAGTGCCTCACTCAATGACATTTGCTACTTTGCTATTCCAGAGTCAGCCAATTCATTTGTTGCCCAAGACAAAATAGTATCTGCTGTATCTTATGTCATTGAAAACTGCAAAAAACTGTGGATTGTAAAGAGTCCGTCAATGAAAAGTGGTACTATTATAAGTTCCTTCAACTATCACTTCAGCCCAGGAAATTTGTATGGATTAGAAGTATGCATTAGTCCTAACCAAATCAAGGAGTTAAAGAGATTCATGAAGTTACAGCGATTCCTATGTCATTTAGACTTATCACAGAGTGTCTTGTTTGATGATGACTGTGCAGTTATATTAGCTGACATAATAAAACACAATGACTCATTACATGTCTTGTTCCTAAACCATTGTAAAATCACCACAACTGGAATCACTGCTTTAGCAGAAGCATTAGTTTCAAACTGTACACTTAAATGGTTATCAATTAAGGAAAATCCCTTAACCATTGAAGATATAATCAACTTAGTACAAGTATTAAAATACAATAGTGCAGTAGAAACAGTTTCATTGGACAAACAGTTTTCACAGCCATCTACTATTAAAGCACTTTTACACAAAGTCAACATTTACAGAAAGACAAAAAGAATAACACTATTAACTCTGAAACACTAA
- the LOC136262080 gene encoding protein NLRC3-like isoform X2, which yields MFIIIPRAHVNDNFAKFCQVLSSEECYVKFVDSLLLMLAINQCRDHIIKLADVKPFVKNHVKNSCTLESLMNKLDHATPKFQHTFYLYLKGTPSSNHGKLVHIIEESISKRKQAAKCFRICTLPDSQLKDYQCYLKKQYMNNSIVSTDSFCPPHDNYIDLNLVVCRGTVEDEATCVKHSFLHCETETLGSLSDIFQSNIGRQVVLIQGHPGSGKTTLANKICRDWAEGSFIPDYSNVVLITLKDSRIAEAKCMRDIIALSMERKASEIASKMEEIEGKGFVLILEGWDELEESRKYHSLFTDIIMGKVLPQAVVLVTTRPSAAGSINKKLISQRIEILGFTTSQITEYLTHSFTIPDNTDSKSTDELIQLFQKQLNSVPFLKDLAQIPINLSILVNLFKENQLSLPNTLTELYKQFILLRANHHYQRLTSDRRIWDDTNVPDQILSTGDKLGKIAFDFLLNHKLTFTEGDINSYCFDSNSVVPWSFDGLGLFHINSYTSNFGVVRTYQFLHKTMQDLLAAHYLSKLEPKRQVKILKMTYGSTAFELLWVFYAGMTEFKLVNFTECLPVPGRTLLPMLSISKKKTATSPTSRPHSSVTNAHINNTVYKEFMITLALCCIEAKNSFLCHCLGNSASLNDICYFAIPESANSFVAQDKIVSAVSYVIENCKKLWIVKSPSMKSGTIISSFNYHFSPGNLYGLEVCISPNQIKELKRFMKLQRFLCHLDLSQSVLFDDDCAVILADIIKHNDSLHVLFLNHCKITTTGITALAEALVSNCTLKWLSIKENPLTIEDIINLVQVLKYNSAVETVSLDKQFSQPSTIKALLHKVNIYRKTKRITLLTLKH from the coding sequence ATGTTTATCATCATACCACGAGCTCATGTCAATGACAACTTTGCCAAGTTCTGCCAAGTCCTTTCCAGTGAAGAGTGTTATGTGAAGTTTGTAGACAGTTTGTTACTGATGCTTGCTATTAACCAGTGTAGAGATCACATCATCAAATTAGCAGATGTAAAGCCGTTTGTGAAAAATCATGTAAAAAATTCTTGCACACTTGAAAGCCTGATGAACAAATTGGATCATGCAACTCCTAAATTTCAACATACCTTCTATCTCTATCTTAAGGGTACACCTTCTTCAAATCATGGTAAACTTGTTCATATTATAGAAGAGAGTATTTCAAAGCGAAAACAAGCAGCTAAATGTTTCAGAATTTGTACTTTACCAGATTCCCAATTGAAAGATTATCAATGTTACCTAAAAAAGCAATACATGAATAACTCAATTGTATCAACAGACAGCTTTTGTCCACCACATGACAACTACATTGACCTCAATTTGGTGGTATGTAGGGGCACAGTAGAAGACGAAGCAACCTGTGTCAAACATTCTTTCCTTCACTGTGAAACAGAAACACTAGGTTCTCTCTCAGACATTTTCCAATCCAACATAGGCCGACAAGTAGTCCTCATACAAGGTCATCCTGGAAGTGGAAAGACTACACTGGCCAATAAAATATGCAGAGACTGGGCAGAAGGTAGTTTTATACCTGACTATTCCAATGTGGTGCTGATAACACTAAAGGACTCCAGAATAGCTGAAGCTAAGTGTATGAGAGACATCATTGCACTGTCTATGGAGAGAAAAGcaagtgaaatcgcttcaaaaATGGAAGAAATTGAAGGGAAGGGTTTTGTTCTGATCTTAGAGGGATGGGATGAACTTGAAGAGTCCAGAAAATATCATTCTTTGTTTACAGATATCATCATGGGAAAGGTGCTACCACAAGCAGTAGTCCTCGTCACAACTCGACCATCTGCAGCAGGCTCTATAAATAAGAAATTAATTTCCCAAAGAATAGAAATACTTGGATTTACCACTAGTCAAATTACTGAATATTTAACCCACAGCTTTACTATTCCTGACAATACTGATAGTAAATCTACCGATGAACTCATACAGCTGTTTCAAAAGCAACTAAATAGTGTCCCATTTTTGAAAGACCTTGCTCAAATTCCAATCAATTTGTCTATACTAGTCAATCTATTCAAGGAAAACCAATTGTCATTACCCAACACACTAACAGAACTGTACAAACAGTTTATACTACTTAGAGCTAACCACCACTATCAGAGATTAACCAGCGACAGAAGAATATGGGATGATACAAATGTGCCTGATCAAATCCTTTCAACCGGAGACAAATTGGGGAAAATTGCATTTGATTTTTTACTAAACCACAAGTTGACATTTACTGAAGGAGACATCAACTCATATTGCTTTGATTCCAATAGTGTAGTCCCCTGGAGTTTTGATGGGTTGGGATTGTTTCATATTAATAGTTATACTTCGAATTTTGGAGTCGTTCGCACTTATCAGTTTCTACATAAAACTATGCAGGACTTACTGGCAGCACATTACTTGTCAAAACTAGAGCCAAAAAGACAAGTGAAAATATTAAAAATGACATACGGATCTACTGCCTTTGAATTGTTGTGGGTTTTCTATGCTGGTATGACCGAATTTAAATTAGTGAACTTTACAGAATGTCTTCCAGTACCAGGAAGAACATTGTTACCAATGTTGTCTATttcaaaaaagaaaacagcAACGTCTCCTACAAGTAGACCACACTCCTCAGTTACAAATGCCCATATCAACAACACTGTTTACAAAGAGTTTATGATAACGTTAGCATTATGTTGCATCGAAGCTAAAAATTCTTTTCTCTGTCACTGTCTTGGTAATAGTGCCTCACTCAATGACATTTGCTACTTTGCTATTCCAGAGTCAGCCAATTCATTTGTTGCCCAAGACAAAATAGTATCTGCTGTATCTTATGTCATTGAAAACTGCAAAAAACTGTGGATTGTAAAGAGTCCGTCAATGAAAAGTGGTACTATTATAAGTTCCTTCAACTATCACTTCAGCCCAGGAAATTTGTATGGATTAGAAGTATGCATTAGTCCTAACCAAATCAAGGAGTTAAAGAGATTCATGAAGTTACAGCGATTCCTATGTCATTTAGACTTATCACAGAGTGTCTTGTTTGATGATGACTGTGCAGTTATATTAGCTGACATAATAAAACACAATGACTCATTACATGTCTTGTTCCTAAACCATTGTAAAATCACCACAACTGGAATCACTGCTTTAGCAGAAGCATTAGTTTCAAACTGTACACTTAAATGGTTATCAATTAAGGAAAATCCCTTAACCATTGAAGATATAATCAACTTAGTACAAGTATTAAAATACAATAGTGCAGTAGAAACAGTTTCATTGGACAAACAGTTTTCACAGCCATCTACTATTAAAGCACTTTTACACAAAGTCAACATTTACAGAAAGACAAAAAGAATAACACTATTAACTCTGAAACACTAA